TCGAAGGCGGCGACATGGTGGAGCGCCTGATGCTGCGGAACGTGAAGACCCAGGAGGTTTCGCCCCTTCCCGTGGCGGGGGTGTTCGTCTTCGTGGGTACCGACCCCAACAGCCGCTTCGTGGCGGACCTGGTGGAGACGTCCAAGGGAGGCTGGATCCGCACCAACCCCCGGATGGAGACCTCCGTGGAGGGCATCTTCGCTGCCGGAGACGTACGGGACACCTATCTGCGCCAGGTGGTCACCGCCGCCGGGGACGGAGCCACCGCGGCCATGGCTGCCTATGCCTACATTGCCGAACAGGTCCACCTCCAGAGCGTGTTGCTGGAGCCGGAGCGGGTGAACGCCCTGTTCACCTCCAGCATCGACCCGGCCCATGTGGCCCTGGTGCAGCAGGTGGAAGCCTGGTCTGCGGAGTCGGGGATCCCCGTGAGCGTGGTGGATGGGTACCGCAACGGGCGGATGATGGAAAAACTGCGCATCCTGGAGATGCCCACTCTGGTGAAGCTCCAGAAGGGAGTGGAGCAGGGACGAAGGGCCGTGACGAACCTGGAGGAGGTTCGGGCATTCCTTCAGTAGTTCCTCCACGGTCCTGGGAAGTCCTGAAGAGGTGAGGTGATGCCATGATCGTGACGGTAACGCTCAACCCTGCGGTGGACGAAGAGTACCTCGTCCCGGAGTTTCGGCCTGGGAGCTGGTTTCGGGCCACCAGCGTCAACCGTTCCGCGGGAGGGAAGGGCATCAACGTTTCCATCCTGCTGCGGCAGATGGGGTGCGACTCCGCGGCCCTGGGCTTCCTGGCGGGGTACAACGGAGAGTACGTCCGGGACGCCCTGCGACGGGAGCGTATCACCACCAACTTCGTCAACGTGCGGGGGGAAACCCGCACGAACACCTATGTGGTGGACGAGGTGGGACACGTGGAGACGGGCATCGCCGAGCTGGGCCCCTACATCCCCGAAGAGGCCCTGAGCCGGTTCTTCCGGAACTACGAGAGGATCCTGCACCGTGCCGACGGGGTGGTCATGGGGGGATCCCTTCCCCCGGGAGTTCCCCAGGATATCTTTCGAGAGCTGACCCTCTTGGCCCGTCGCCACAGCAAACCGGTTTTCATCGACGCCTCCGGGTCCCCCCTCCTCATGGCGTTGGAGGGGGGACCCACGGTGGCCAAAATCGACCATCGCTTCATGTCCCTGGTAATGGGGGTTCCCCTTTCCACCCTGGACAACCTGGTAGGGATCGCCCAGAAGGTGCATGCCCAGGGGGTGCCCTGGATGGTAGCCTCCTACCGGACCTACGGAGACCTCTTCTCCACCCCCGAGGGAGTCTTCATCGCCGAGGTGGAGCGCAAGGGCATCGTCTCCCTCTTCGGAGCCAGCGACGCTCTGTTGGCGGGACTGGTCCTGGGGTTGGGAGAACGCATGCCTGCGGAGGACGCCATCCGCTTCGCCATGGCGGCGGCCCTGGAGGACGCCATGCACATGGAAAAGGGAGTTCGTTCCCGGGCGTCGGTGGAGCAGCATCTTTCCAAGGTCAAACTGGATCGGGTGGGGTAGGAGGTGCGGGGATGAGGATTGCGGACGTGATGGACCGGGACCTGACGGCCCTGACGGTGGACTCCACCCTGGGGGAGGCCATCGAGGTCCTTTCCCGGCACGGCCTCACGGGGGTTCCCGTGGTGGACGACCAGCTTCGGCTTGTGGGATTCCTGAGCGAGCAGGACATCGTCCGGGCGGCTCTTCCGGGGTACTTCGAGTATCTCCAGGATTCCTTCGTGATCCCCGACTTCGGACAGTTCCAAAACCGTCTCCGTCGGGTCAGCCTGGAGCGGGTGGAGAAGTACATGGTCCGCAAGGTCATCTCCTTCCAGGAGGACGACAGCGATTTCTACGTGGCCATGACCCTCATCAAGCACAACATCAAGCGGGCCCCGGTGGTCCTGGACGGGATCCTGGCGGGGATGGTCAATCGGGCGGACCTGCTGGAACGGATCATGTGCGACGAGCTGAACGGTCAGGCATGATCCCCATCCTCTTCGTTTGCTCCGGAAACACCTGCCGCAGCCCGATGGCTGCGGCGTTTTTCAATGCTCGGGCGGAGGCGGATGCGCCCTCCTCCGGCCTGCGGGCGGAATCGGCGGGGATTGCGGCGGTTCCCGGTGCCCCCGCCACGGCCCCGGCGATTCAGGCTGCGGCGGAAAGGGGCGTGGACCTCTCCTGCCACCGGGCGCGCTGTCTGGACGAATCCCTTTGGAAGCAGGCTTCTCTGGTGTTGTGTCTGTCCTCGACCCATCTGCGTTTTCTCCGGGGATGGGCCGTCAAGGGAGCCCCGGTGCCCCGACTCTACGGGGAGTATCTGTCCCTGAAGGGATCCCCGGAGGTGCCGGACCCCTACGGGGGCACTCTGGCGGTCTATAGGACGGTGGCAACTTTGCTCTGGGACTGGAGTCCTCTCCTTTTGGACCTCCAGACTCGGAAGGGACAAGGGACTTAAGGCCTCTCGGGAGAAGGGCCGATAACGGACGGAGAGGGGGGATCTGCATGGACGAGAACGCTGTCCTGAAGGCCCGCGACGTATACCGAACGAACCAGATCCAGACGGCGAGCCGGGAGCAGCTGCTGCTGTTGACCTACGACATCGGCATCCGCTCCTGCGCCATGGCCCTGGATGCCCTGGAAAACAAGGATACGGAGGGAACGAACCAACACCTCCAGAAGGCCCAGGCGGTGATCCGGGAACTCATGATCACCCTGAACGTGGAGCAGGGAGGCGAAGTGGCCCAAAGCCTCATGAGCCTCTATGACTATCTTTACTACCAGCTGGTGGAAGCCAACGTGCACAAGAATCCCGAGCCAGTGATCCAGGTGAAGCAGATGCTGGAGGAACTCAGACAGACCTGGGTCGAGGCCATCGACAAGCTGAGGCAGGAGGCACAGCCCGAAGCCGTGACCCCGTCCCCGGCTCCGGTGCCCGTTCAGACCTCCGCTGGGGGCTCGCTTTCGGGAGGGTTCAACCTTGCAGGCTGACTTGAAAGGACAATTGGAGGTTCTCCTGGAGGAGGAACGCCAGGTCTACCTGGTCCTGGAGGGGTTGATCCAGGACGAAGAAGGCTGCGTCCGGGAACAGAACATGGAGGGTCTCATGATGATCCTCCAGGAAAAACAAAAGCACATTTCCCGGCAGGAGAAACTCCTGGAAGGCTGGGGGGGCTTGTCCCGTGCCATGGGGGTCAAGGAGGGGAGAGAGGGTCCCGCCTTTTGGGCCGCCCTTTCCCGGCGGGTGGATCAGGAGGGATTCCACGATCTGGTGGAACGGGTCAACGGAATCCGAGATCTGGCGGCGTCCCTTCTGGAAAAGGAGCAGCGGGTTCAGAAGGAGCTGGAGTTCCATCTGGAGGCGATGCGGGCGAAGCTCGTCCAGATGAAGCAAGGGCGCCAGGCACTGAAAGGCTATGCGCGAACGCAGGGAGGCTGAAACGCGGGCCCACCCCTGCGTCCTGGTCCTGTGTCTGGTTGCCTTCCTCTTTGCCCTTTCCTCCTGTCCTCGCGCGGAAGGAGCGGCCACGTCGGCGGATGTCCTGTCCCGGGAGATCCGGACGGGCAAGGAGGTCTCCGAGCAGATCGAGAAGCACTGGACGCGGGTGACGGACCCGGTCCTGTGCGCCCGGTTGGAGATGATCCTGGATAGGCTTCGTCCCACCCTGTCCCGTCCTCTTCCTTACGAGCTTCGCCTTGTGGATCGACCGGAGCCCAATGCCTTTGCCCTCCCCGGGGGCATTTGCTACCTCACCCGGGGGATGTTGGGCTTCGTGCGCAGCGACCCGGAGCTGGCGGGGGTGGTGGCCCACGAGCTGGTCCACGCGGATCGTCGGCACGGGATGATCCAGATGGCGCGAAACGAGCGGGTCTCCCTGCTTGCCCTCGCGGTGGCCGTGGCCAGTCGAGGCCAGGCCGCAGCGGTGCTGCTGGCCAACCTGGGCCAGATGGCGGTGATGAACGCCTACAGTCGGGACTTGGAGCGGGAAGCGGATGCCGGAGCCCTCGGCATGCTTTTGCAGGGAGGGTACGATCCCGTGGGCATGGTGACCCTTCTGGAGAGGCTGCAGGAAGAGCAGCTGAAGCACCCCTATGTGGACCCGGGAATCGCTCAGGACCATCCGGACCTCACGGAACGGATTCGTTACGTGGAGGAGGTCCTTGAGGAAAAGGGAATCCGAGTGGCGCGAAAGGGCGTTCTCGGACTCCTTCGCGTCCGGGTGAGCCGCGAGGGTCCGGAGTGGACGGTCCGCCTGGATGATCGGCTGTGGCTTCGCTGTCCTGAGGCGCCCGGGGCGGAAGCGTGGAGCGCCCGTGTAGCCCGAAGGCTTGAGGAACAGATGCAGATGGAACTGGCTCCCCACGAAATCCTGCTCGTCGGCGAGGGTCCCTCTCGGTCCCTTAGGGTGGGGGGAAAACTGCTGCTGGCTTCGGGAGAATTGCCCCCCCTTCCGACTCAGACCCTCGACTCCCTTCGGGAGACTCTTGTAGAATCCCTCCTAGAAGCCCAGAAGAAACACCCCATGGGACGTTTCCTCCAGTAACAAACCCGGCGCTTTGTCCACCGGTCGCCCTGGGGAATCCACTCCTTGGAGGCGAATCTATGTATCTCTCCCTGTATCGGCGGTATCGTCCCTCCTGTTTTTCCGAGATTGTGGGTCAGGAAGGGGTAGTGGAGGCCCTCCTTCGGTCCCTGCAGGAGGGTAGGGCCAGTCATGCCTATCTGTTCTCCGGGCCTCGGGGCTGCGGCAAGACCAGCGCCGCCCGTCTGGTGGCCAAGCGGTTGAACTGCGCCAGTCCCGCCCCGGGAGGAGAGAGCTGCGGGCAATGCCCGAGCTGCCTTGCCTTGGCGGCGGGAGAGCATATGGACGTGGTGGAGATCGACGGGGCGTCGAACCGGGGGATCGAGGAGATTCGGGAACTCAAGAGCCACGTGTCCCTGGCCCCTTTCCAGTCCCCTCACAAGGTCTACATCATCGACGAGGTCCACATGCTCACCGAACCGGCCTTCAACGCCCTCCTCAAAACCCTGGAGGAGCCGCCGTCCCGGGTCTATTTCATCTTGGCCACCACGGAGCCCCAGAAGGTGCCCGTCACCATCCGTTCCCGATGCGTCCACCTGCCCTTCCAGCGAATCCCCAACGACGACGTGGTGGCTCGGCTTCACGAAGTCTGCCGGGCGGAGGGAGTGGAGGCGGAACCCCAAGCCCTTTGGGAGATCGCCCGGCAGTCCGACGGAGCCCTTCGGGATGCCCTATCCCTCCTGGAACAGGTGCTGGCCCTTCAGCCCGAGGCTGTTACGGTGGCCGCCCTGCGTCGCCTCCTGGGGGGTACGGGAAGAGAGGATCTGGAGAGGTGGCTCCAGGCCTTCCGGCAGGAGCCAGGTCAGGCCTTTCCCCACCTCTCCCGACTGGCCCAGCGCGGGGCGAACCTGGAGAGGCTTCTGGAAGGGTTCTACCTCCTCTTTCGAGACCTTCTCTTTTTCCGGATCTGGGGGGAAGCCATCCTTCCCGGATTGGGGGTTTCTCCAGAGGAGGCGGAGTACCTGCGCCAGGAGGCCCTCCAGTGGTCCGAGTCCTCTCTGGAAAGGGGCGCGGCCCTGTGCGCCTCCCTTTTCCCACGGGCTCGGCAGGGGCTTCGGGCGGACGTGTTCTCCGGTCTACTCTTTCAGCGTCTGGGAGAGGCACGGCAGCTCCCCGAAGGGGCCCCGAGGGGGGGCCCTATTGTGCCGGAGCCCACAGAGCCCTCCGGTGGGGAAAACGCCCCGTCCCCTCCCCCCGTTTCCCGGCCCCTCCCCCCTTTCCGGCAGGAACCATGCGGCGAGCGCGGGTCCGGTACGGCGGGGGTTGCGCCCTCTCCTCCCGTCTTTCCGCTTCCGGTGGAGGAGTCCTCCTGTCCGGTCCCTCGGGTGAGGGAGGAGGACGAAGAGAAGGCGGGTCTCGGGGAGGTCGAGGAGGAACAGCGGGTTTCCGACCCCTCGGGATGGAATCCCCTGGTGCTGTACCTGGCCCAGCGGGACCTGCCCCTGGCGGCGGGGATTCTCCGCTCCCGGATCGTCCGGGAGGGGGAGTCCCTTGCGCTGGTCGTGCCGGAGGAGGACCGGATCCTTTCCCAGACCCTTCGCAGCCCCAAGTCCCGCCGCATCCTTCGGGAGGGGGCTCAGAGCCTTTTTGGGGGGGAGCTGCGGCTTGCCGGGGAGGAGGCCCCCCCGTCGTCTCCTCCGGAGAGAGAAGGTGCCCCCGGCTCTCCCGAGGGGGATTCCTTTACCCCCCCCGACTCCGTGGTTTCACGGGTGGAGGGCTTGGGAAGGGAATTCCAGGCACCTCCAGGCGGGGAACCTGCGGAGAAGGGTGAGTGGATCCACGAGGCCATTTCCTGGTTGGATGCGGAGGTCCTCTTCATCCAAAAGGGAACCAGGGAGGAAGAATCCGGCACGGGTGACGGAGGGGTGGGGGAATGAGCGAGCCGTTTATCCATCTCCACGTGCACAGCGAGTACAGCCTTCTGGACGGGGCCATCCGCTGCACCGAGCTGGTGGAGACCGCTTCGAGCATGGGCATGAACGCCGTGGCCCTGACGGACCACGGGGTCATGTACGGGTGCGAGGAGTTCTTTGAGAAGAGTGAAAAGGCGGGCATCAAACCCATCTTCGGGTGCGAAGTCTACGTGGACCCCAGCGGCATCGACAACCGAGAAGGGAAGGGAAAAAACCACCATCTGGTCCTGTGGGCGGAGAACGAGACGGGGTACCGCAACCTGGTGAAGCTGGTCTCCCTGGCCAACACGGAGGGTTTCTACTACAAACCTCGCATCGACCACCACCTCCTTGCGCGCCACGCCGAGGGGCTCATCGGTTCCTCCGCCTGCCTTGCCGGGGAGATCCCCTCCCTGATCCTTTCGGGGGACTACGAGGCAGCCCGGGATCGAGCCTTTCTCTACCGGGACATTCTGGGAGAAGGTCGGTTCTATCTGGAGGTCATGCACAACGCCCTCCGGGAACAGGCCCTGGCGAACCGGGAGCTGGTTCGCTTGGCCCGGTCCGAAGATTTCCCCCTGGTGGCCACCAACGACGCCCACTATCTTCGGCGCAGCGACGCCTCCTGGCACGACGTGCTCCTCTGCGTGCAGACCCAAAGCACCGTCCAGACCACGGACCGCTATCGGTTCGGGGCAGACGATTTCTATTTCCGAAGCCCCGAGGAGATGTGGTCCCTTTTCGGCGCGGAGCTGCCCGACGCCCTTCGAAACACCCAGGAGATCGCGGATCGGTGCAACGTGAAACTCACCCTGGGGAAGTACCTCCTGCCGGAGTTCCCCATCCCCGAGGGGCAGACCCTGGAGACCTTTCTGGAGAAGCGGGCCTGGGAGGGGTTGGCCCGAAGACTGGGGACCCAGGAAATCCCGGAGGCCTACGGGGAACGTCTTCGCTACGAGCTGGGGGTCATCCGGCAGATGGGGTTCCCCGGCTATTTCTGCATCGTGGCGGACATCATCACCGCCGCCAAGGGACAGGGTATCCCCGTGGGGCCGGGGCGAGGGTCCGCCGCCGGTTCGCTGGTCGCCTGGGCCCTGGGCATCACGGAGCTGGACCCTCTC
The sequence above is drawn from the Aminomonas paucivorans DSM 12260 genome and encodes:
- a CDS encoding 1-phosphofructokinase family hexose kinase, which codes for MIVTVTLNPAVDEEYLVPEFRPGSWFRATSVNRSAGGKGINVSILLRQMGCDSAALGFLAGYNGEYVRDALRRERITTNFVNVRGETRTNTYVVDEVGHVETGIAELGPYIPEEALSRFFRNYERILHRADGVVMGGSLPPGVPQDIFRELTLLARRHSKPVFIDASGSPLLMALEGGPTVAKIDHRFMSLVMGVPLSTLDNLVGIAQKVHAQGVPWMVASYRTYGDLFSTPEGVFIAEVERKGIVSLFGASDALLAGLVLGLGERMPAEDAIRFAMAAALEDAMHMEKGVRSRASVEQHLSKVKLDRVG
- a CDS encoding CBS domain-containing protein encodes the protein MRIADVMDRDLTALTVDSTLGEAIEVLSRHGLTGVPVVDDQLRLVGFLSEQDIVRAALPGYFEYLQDSFVIPDFGQFQNRLRRVSLERVEKYMVRKVISFQEDDSDFYVAMTLIKHNIKRAPVVLDGILAGMVNRADLLERIMCDELNGQA
- a CDS encoding arsenate reductase/protein-tyrosine-phosphatase family protein, whose translation is MIPILFVCSGNTCRSPMAAAFFNARAEADAPSSGLRAESAGIAAVPGAPATAPAIQAAAERGVDLSCHRARCLDESLWKQASLVLCLSSTHLRFLRGWAVKGAPVPRLYGEYLSLKGSPEVPDPYGGTLAVYRTVATLLWDWSPLLLDLQTRKGQGT
- the fliS gene encoding flagellar export chaperone FliS, encoding MDENAVLKARDVYRTNQIQTASREQLLLLTYDIGIRSCAMALDALENKDTEGTNQHLQKAQAVIRELMITLNVEQGGEVAQSLMSLYDYLYYQLVEANVHKNPEPVIQVKQMLEELRQTWVEAIDKLRQEAQPEAVTPSPAPVPVQTSAGGSLSGGFNLAG
- a CDS encoding flagellar biosynthesis protein FlgN; this encodes MKGQLEVLLEEERQVYLVLEGLIQDEEGCVREQNMEGLMMILQEKQKHISRQEKLLEGWGGLSRAMGVKEGREGPAFWAALSRRVDQEGFHDLVERVNGIRDLAASLLEKEQRVQKELEFHLEAMRAKLVQMKQGRQALKGYARTQGG
- a CDS encoding M48 family metallopeptidase, with amino-acid sequence MRERREAETRAHPCVLVLCLVAFLFALSSCPRAEGAATSADVLSREIRTGKEVSEQIEKHWTRVTDPVLCARLEMILDRLRPTLSRPLPYELRLVDRPEPNAFALPGGICYLTRGMLGFVRSDPELAGVVAHELVHADRRHGMIQMARNERVSLLALAVAVASRGQAAAVLLANLGQMAVMNAYSRDLEREADAGALGMLLQGGYDPVGMVTLLERLQEEQLKHPYVDPGIAQDHPDLTERIRYVEEVLEEKGIRVARKGVLGLLRVRVSREGPEWTVRLDDRLWLRCPEAPGAEAWSARVARRLEEQMQMELAPHEILLVGEGPSRSLRVGGKLLLASGELPPLPTQTLDSLRETLVESLLEAQKKHPMGRFLQ
- the dnaX gene encoding DNA polymerase III subunit gamma/tau, with product MYLSLYRRYRPSCFSEIVGQEGVVEALLRSLQEGRASHAYLFSGPRGCGKTSAARLVAKRLNCASPAPGGESCGQCPSCLALAAGEHMDVVEIDGASNRGIEEIRELKSHVSLAPFQSPHKVYIIDEVHMLTEPAFNALLKTLEEPPSRVYFILATTEPQKVPVTIRSRCVHLPFQRIPNDDVVARLHEVCRAEGVEAEPQALWEIARQSDGALRDALSLLEQVLALQPEAVTVAALRRLLGGTGREDLERWLQAFRQEPGQAFPHLSRLAQRGANLERLLEGFYLLFRDLLFFRIWGEAILPGLGVSPEEAEYLRQEALQWSESSLERGAALCASLFPRARQGLRADVFSGLLFQRLGEARQLPEGAPRGGPIVPEPTEPSGGENAPSPPPVSRPLPPFRQEPCGERGSGTAGVAPSPPVFPLPVEESSCPVPRVREEDEEKAGLGEVEEEQRVSDPSGWNPLVLYLAQRDLPLAAGILRSRIVREGESLALVVPEEDRILSQTLRSPKSRRILREGAQSLFGGELRLAGEEAPPSSPPEREGAPGSPEGDSFTPPDSVVSRVEGLGREFQAPPGGEPAEKGEWIHEAISWLDAEVLFIQKGTREEESGTGDGGVGE